From one Asterias amurensis chromosome 14, ASM3211899v1 genomic stretch:
- the LOC139947591 gene encoding uncharacterized protein — protein sequence MAGTGPGPRDQGKVKNDDMVLPPDAQGVELFNEKEGALAIFRKWVEITGRESTKQLFEDGFDPRQPQALVDFEKVRKQTERLAIEELGLGPAISDWDKFAGILNTLFVNWRFDPEVMAEVTKFVVFIKQMGLNFEIGSAAEDVGVVTLGNDVVPIMSLHTHKERPLVLVASSLS from the exons ATGGCGGGTACGGGGCCAGGCCCCAGAGACCAGGGGAAAGTAAAGAATGACGATATG GTTTTGCCGCCAGACGCACAAGGTGTAGAGCTTTTCAACGAAAAAGAGGGCGCCCTGGCCATCTTCAGAAAGTGGGTAGAGATCACTGGACGGGAatcaacaaaacagttgttcgAAGATGGATTCGATCCGCGGCAACCACAGGCACTGGTCGACTTTGAG aaagttAGGAAACAGACCGAGCGACTAGCGATAGAGGAACTTGGTCTGGGCCCGGCAATCAGTGACTGGGACAAATTCGCTGGAATATTGAACACCCTCTTCGTAAATTGGCGATTTGATCCTGAG GTCATGGCAGAGGTCACTAAGTTTGTGGTCTTCATCAAACAAATGGGATTAAATTTTGAAATTGGCAGTGCAGCCGAAGATGTGGGTGTGGTCACCTTGGGTAATGACGTCGTGCCAATCATGAGCTTGCACACTcataaagagcgccctctcgtgtTGGTGGCGTCTTCACTCTCCTGA